The Hippoglossus hippoglossus isolate fHipHip1 chromosome 21, fHipHip1.pri, whole genome shotgun sequence genome contains a region encoding:
- the LOC117754698 gene encoding myc box-dependent-interacting protein 1 isoform X1 translates to MAELNLGKGLTAGKVASNVQKKLTRAQEKVLQKLGKADETKDIAFEEGVINFSKQYTEGSKLQRDLRVYLDAVKAMHESSNNLQSCLADMYEPEWQGKNEVDSIVEDCDVLWTDYHQKLVDNALISMDTYLGQFPDIKARIAKRDRKLVDYDSARHNYSATHKAKKKDGGIKITKPSSLLERATPGWAQGILSAHNVAQTSLSRSQAEEELERAQKVFEEINIDLQEELPSLWNSRVGFYISTFQSLAGFEDKFHKEMSRLDQDMYDVLVDLEQTDTTRKTVNRGPSTSGANRSGKEPSNHTLRPGGPPPIPKSPSKLKPAMPPPPKVTPSIEMKTENIINLFDAAAAPAPDISVTSPSEFDGPAVSSLLDMDLDSLSATTKASAVTQPANWDSWSEDRADEEEETQKHYDPVAAAAEAWGDEGAPPVCYDPIAAATEGWGDEVNPPVPCDPVAEAQEGWEEDGSQSVHSDPVAEAQEGLGDEESQPVTEVPADNDETPAAEAPADTTEEEATPAVATPAADTPAATTPAADTPAADTPAADTPAAANPAAATLENEEGQDESAEAPAATAEEEEEEEVAVVEETPAVEAESTEAATEAVTEAAAAAVPAAAVPAAAAAPAAAAAAPAAAAAAAPAAAAAPAAAAAAPAAAAPAAAAAAPAAAAAAAPAAAAAAAEPAGMPPGFLFKVEVMHDYGANDTDELEMKAGDVVLVITFDSPDEQDDGWLMGMKQDDWQQNKENATTGVFPENFTQRL, encoded by the exons ATGGCTGAGTTGAATTTGGGGAAGGGGCTGACTGCGGGGAAAGTGGCCAGCAACGTGCAGAAAAAGCTAACCAGAGCCCAGGAGAAG GTTCTCCAGAAGCTTGGCAAAGCCGATGAGACCAAAGACATTGCCTTTGAGGAGGGAGTTATCAACTTCAGCAAACAATAC ACCGAAGGCAGCAAACTGCAGAGGGACCTCAGGGTGTACCTGGATGCTGTGaaag CCATGCATGAGTCGTCCAATAACCTGCAGTCCTGTCTGGCTGATATGTACGAGCCGGAGTGGCAAGGCAAGAACGAAGTGGATTCCATTGTGGAG gactgtgatgtgttgtggaCGGATTACCACCAGAAGTTGGTCGACAATGCCCTCATCTCCATGGATACGTACCTGGGCCAGTTCCCCGACATTAAG GCGCGCATTGCTAAGAGGGACAGGAAACTGGTGGATTACGACAGCGCCAGGCACAACTATTCTGCCACACACAAGGCCAAGAAAAAGGACGGGGGCATTAAAATCACCAAG CCTTCGTCTCTGTTGGAGAGGGCCACTCCAGGTTGGGCTCAGGGTATCCTGTCTGCACACAACGTTGCCCAGACCAGTCTGTCCAGGAGCCAG GCTGAGGAAGAGTTGGAGAGAGCCCAGAAGGTGTTTGAGGAGATTAATATTGACTTGCAAGAGGAGTTACCTTCACTCTGGAACAG tCGTGTTGGGTTTTACATCAGCACCTTCCAGAGTTTGGCCGGTTTCGAGGACAAGTTTCACAAGGAAATGAGCCGG TTGGATCAGGATATGTATGATGTCTTGGTGGATTTGGAGCAAACAGACACAACCAG AAAGACAGTTAACCGCGGCCCTTCAACGTCAGGAGCAAATAGGAG TGGCAAAGAACCATCTAACCACACTCTCAGGCCAGGAGGACCTCCCCCGATCCCCAAATCTCCTTccaag CTAAAGCCAGCAATGCCTCCCCCACCCAAGGTGACCCCGTCTATTGAGATGAAGACAGAGAACATCATCAACCtgtttgatgctgcagctgctcctgctcctgatATCAGTGTCACCTCCCCTTCAGAG TTTGACGGTCCTGCAGTGAGCAGCCTATTGGACATGGACCTGGACTCTCTCAGTGCGACAACCAAAGCCTCCGCGGTCACACAG CCTGCAAACTGGGACTCATGG TCTGAGGACAGGgctgacgaggaagaggagacccAGAAGCACTATGaccctgtggctgctgctgcagaggcctGGGGGGATGAGGGTGCGCCCCCTGTCTGCTATGACCCCATAGCAGCGGCCACAGAGGGCTGGGGGGATGAAGTAAACCCACCGGTTCCCTGTGACCCTGTGGCTGAGGCTcaggagggatgggaggaggaTGGAAGCCAGTCGGTTCATTCCGACCCCGTAGCTGAAGCCCAGGAGGGCTTGGGCGATGAAGAGAGCCAGCCTGTCACAGAGGTGCCTGCTGACAATGATGaaacacctgcagctgaggCTCCAGCTGACACCACCGAGGAAGAGGCTACCCCAGCTGTCGCAACCCCAGCTGCCGACACCCCAGCTGCCACCACCCCAGCTGCCGACACCCCAGCTGCCGACACCCCAGCTGCCGACACCCCAGCTGCCGCCAACCCAGCGGCCGCCACGTTGGAGAATGAAGAGGGTCAG GATGAGTCTGCAGAAGctcctgcagcaacagcagaagaagaagaagaagaagaagtagcaGTGGTAGAAGAG ACACCTGCAGTAGAGGCAGAATCAACAGAAGCCGCAACAGAAGCAGTgactgaagcagctgcagcagcagtaccagcagcagcagtaccagcagcagcagcagcaccagcagcagccgccgcagcaccagcagcagccgccgccgcagcaccagcagcagcagcagcaccagcagcagccgccgcagcaccagcagcagcagcaccagcagcagcagctgcagcaccagcagcagcagccgcagctgcaccagcagcagcagccgcagcagcagagcctgCAGGCATGCCTCCTGGATTTTTGTTCAAG GTCGAGGTGATGCATGATTACGGAGCCAACGACACAGACGAACTGGAGATGAAGGCTGGAGACGTGGTGCTAGTGATCACCTTTGACAGCCCTGATGAACag GACGACGGCTGGCTGATGGGAATGAAGCAGGACGACTGGCAGCAGAACAAAGAAAACGCCACTACAGGAGTATTCCCCGAAAACTTCACCCAGAGGCTGTGA
- the LOC117754698 gene encoding myc box-dependent-interacting protein 1 isoform X7, with the protein MAELNLGKGLTAGKVASNVQKKLTRAQEKVLQKLGKADETKDIAFEEGVINFSKQYTEGSKLQRDLRVYLDAVKAMHESSNNLQSCLADMYEPEWQGKNEVDSIVEDCDVLWTDYHQKLVDNALISMDTYLGQFPDIKARIAKRDRKLVDYDSARHNYSATHKAKKKDGGIKITKPSSLLERATPGWAQGILSAHNVAQTSLSRSQAEEELERAQKVFEEINIDLQEELPSLWNSRVGFYISTFQSLAGFEDKFHKEMSRLDQDMYDVLVDLEQTDTTRKTVNRGPSTSGANRSGKEPSNHTLRPGGPPPIPKSPSKLKPAMPPPPKVTPSIEMKTENIINLFDAAAAPAPDISVTSPSEPANWDSWDESAEAPAATAEEEEEEEVAVVEETPAVEAESTEAATEAVTEAAAAAVPAAAVPAAAAAPAAAAAAPAAAAAAAPAAAAAPAAAAAAPAAAAPAAAAAAPAAAAAAAPAAAAAAAEPAGMPPGFLFKVEVMHDYGANDTDELEMKAGDVVLVITFDSPDEQDDGWLMGMKQDDWQQNKENATTGVFPENFTQRL; encoded by the exons ATGGCTGAGTTGAATTTGGGGAAGGGGCTGACTGCGGGGAAAGTGGCCAGCAACGTGCAGAAAAAGCTAACCAGAGCCCAGGAGAAG GTTCTCCAGAAGCTTGGCAAAGCCGATGAGACCAAAGACATTGCCTTTGAGGAGGGAGTTATCAACTTCAGCAAACAATAC ACCGAAGGCAGCAAACTGCAGAGGGACCTCAGGGTGTACCTGGATGCTGTGaaag CCATGCATGAGTCGTCCAATAACCTGCAGTCCTGTCTGGCTGATATGTACGAGCCGGAGTGGCAAGGCAAGAACGAAGTGGATTCCATTGTGGAG gactgtgatgtgttgtggaCGGATTACCACCAGAAGTTGGTCGACAATGCCCTCATCTCCATGGATACGTACCTGGGCCAGTTCCCCGACATTAAG GCGCGCATTGCTAAGAGGGACAGGAAACTGGTGGATTACGACAGCGCCAGGCACAACTATTCTGCCACACACAAGGCCAAGAAAAAGGACGGGGGCATTAAAATCACCAAG CCTTCGTCTCTGTTGGAGAGGGCCACTCCAGGTTGGGCTCAGGGTATCCTGTCTGCACACAACGTTGCCCAGACCAGTCTGTCCAGGAGCCAG GCTGAGGAAGAGTTGGAGAGAGCCCAGAAGGTGTTTGAGGAGATTAATATTGACTTGCAAGAGGAGTTACCTTCACTCTGGAACAG tCGTGTTGGGTTTTACATCAGCACCTTCCAGAGTTTGGCCGGTTTCGAGGACAAGTTTCACAAGGAAATGAGCCGG TTGGATCAGGATATGTATGATGTCTTGGTGGATTTGGAGCAAACAGACACAACCAG AAAGACAGTTAACCGCGGCCCTTCAACGTCAGGAGCAAATAGGAG TGGCAAAGAACCATCTAACCACACTCTCAGGCCAGGAGGACCTCCCCCGATCCCCAAATCTCCTTccaag CTAAAGCCAGCAATGCCTCCCCCACCCAAGGTGACCCCGTCTATTGAGATGAAGACAGAGAACATCATCAACCtgtttgatgctgcagctgctcctgctcctgatATCAGTGTCACCTCCCCTTCAGAG CCTGCAAACTGGGACTCATGG GATGAGTCTGCAGAAGctcctgcagcaacagcagaagaagaagaagaagaagaagtagcaGTGGTAGAAGAG ACACCTGCAGTAGAGGCAGAATCAACAGAAGCCGCAACAGAAGCAGTgactgaagcagctgcagcagcagtaccagcagcagcagtaccagcagcagcagcagcaccagcagcagccgccgcagcaccagcagcagccgccgccgcagcaccagcagcagcagcagcaccagcagcagccgccgcagcaccagcagcagcagcaccagcagcagcagctgcagcaccagcagcagcagccgcagctgcaccagcagcagcagccgcagcagcagagcctgCAGGCATGCCTCCTGGATTTTTGTTCAAG GTCGAGGTGATGCATGATTACGGAGCCAACGACACAGACGAACTGGAGATGAAGGCTGGAGACGTGGTGCTAGTGATCACCTTTGACAGCCCTGATGAACag GACGACGGCTGGCTGATGGGAATGAAGCAGGACGACTGGCAGCAGAACAAAGAAAACGCCACTACAGGAGTATTCCCCGAAAACTTCACCCAGAGGCTGTGA
- the LOC117754698 gene encoding myc box-dependent-interacting protein 1 isoform X3, which yields MAELNLGKGLTAGKVASNVQKKLTRAQEKVLQKLGKADETKDIAFEEGVINFSKQYTEGSKLQRDLRVYLDAVKAMHESSNNLQSCLADMYEPEWQGKNEVDSIVEDCDVLWTDYHQKLVDNALISMDTYLGQFPDIKARIAKRDRKLVDYDSARHNYSATHKAKKKDGGIKITKPSSLLERATPGWAQGILSAHNVAQTSLSRSQAEEELERAQKVFEEINIDLQEELPSLWNSRVGFYISTFQSLAGFEDKFHKEMSRLDQDMYDVLVDLEQTDTTRKTVNRGPSTSGANRSGKEPSNHTLRPGGPPPIPKSPSKLKPAMPPPPKVTPSIEMKTENIINLFDAAAAPAPDISVTSPSEFDGPAVSSLLDMDLDSLSATTKASAVTQPANWDSWSEDRADEEEETQKHYDPVAAAAEAWGDEGAPPVCYDPIAAATEGWGDEVNPPVPCDPVAEAQEGWEEDGSQSVHSDPVAEAQEGLGDEESQPVTEVPADNDETPAAEAPADTTEEEATPAVATPAADTPAATTPAAANPAAATLENEEGQDESAEAPAATAEEEEEEEVAVVEETPAVEAESTEAATEAVTEAAAAAVPAAAVPAAAAAPAAAAAAPAAAAAAAPAAAAAPAAAAAAPAAAAPAAAAAAPAAAAAAAPAAAAAAAEPAGMPPGFLFKVEVMHDYGANDTDELEMKAGDVVLVITFDSPDEQDDGWLMGMKQDDWQQNKENATTGVFPENFTQRL from the exons ATGGCTGAGTTGAATTTGGGGAAGGGGCTGACTGCGGGGAAAGTGGCCAGCAACGTGCAGAAAAAGCTAACCAGAGCCCAGGAGAAG GTTCTCCAGAAGCTTGGCAAAGCCGATGAGACCAAAGACATTGCCTTTGAGGAGGGAGTTATCAACTTCAGCAAACAATAC ACCGAAGGCAGCAAACTGCAGAGGGACCTCAGGGTGTACCTGGATGCTGTGaaag CCATGCATGAGTCGTCCAATAACCTGCAGTCCTGTCTGGCTGATATGTACGAGCCGGAGTGGCAAGGCAAGAACGAAGTGGATTCCATTGTGGAG gactgtgatgtgttgtggaCGGATTACCACCAGAAGTTGGTCGACAATGCCCTCATCTCCATGGATACGTACCTGGGCCAGTTCCCCGACATTAAG GCGCGCATTGCTAAGAGGGACAGGAAACTGGTGGATTACGACAGCGCCAGGCACAACTATTCTGCCACACACAAGGCCAAGAAAAAGGACGGGGGCATTAAAATCACCAAG CCTTCGTCTCTGTTGGAGAGGGCCACTCCAGGTTGGGCTCAGGGTATCCTGTCTGCACACAACGTTGCCCAGACCAGTCTGTCCAGGAGCCAG GCTGAGGAAGAGTTGGAGAGAGCCCAGAAGGTGTTTGAGGAGATTAATATTGACTTGCAAGAGGAGTTACCTTCACTCTGGAACAG tCGTGTTGGGTTTTACATCAGCACCTTCCAGAGTTTGGCCGGTTTCGAGGACAAGTTTCACAAGGAAATGAGCCGG TTGGATCAGGATATGTATGATGTCTTGGTGGATTTGGAGCAAACAGACACAACCAG AAAGACAGTTAACCGCGGCCCTTCAACGTCAGGAGCAAATAGGAG TGGCAAAGAACCATCTAACCACACTCTCAGGCCAGGAGGACCTCCCCCGATCCCCAAATCTCCTTccaag CTAAAGCCAGCAATGCCTCCCCCACCCAAGGTGACCCCGTCTATTGAGATGAAGACAGAGAACATCATCAACCtgtttgatgctgcagctgctcctgctcctgatATCAGTGTCACCTCCCCTTCAGAG TTTGACGGTCCTGCAGTGAGCAGCCTATTGGACATGGACCTGGACTCTCTCAGTGCGACAACCAAAGCCTCCGCGGTCACACAG CCTGCAAACTGGGACTCATGG TCTGAGGACAGGgctgacgaggaagaggagacccAGAAGCACTATGaccctgtggctgctgctgcagaggcctGGGGGGATGAGGGTGCGCCCCCTGTCTGCTATGACCCCATAGCAGCGGCCACAGAGGGCTGGGGGGATGAAGTAAACCCACCGGTTCCCTGTGACCCTGTGGCTGAGGCTcaggagggatgggaggaggaTGGAAGCCAGTCGGTTCATTCCGACCCCGTAGCTGAAGCCCAGGAGGGCTTGGGCGATGAAGAGAGCCAGCCTGTCACAGAGGTGCCTGCTGACAATGATGaaacacctgcagctgaggCTCCAGCTGACACCACCGAGGAAGAGGCTACCCCAGCTGTCGCAACCCCAGCTGCCGACACCCCAGCTGCCAC CACCCCAGCTGCCGCCAACCCAGCGGCCGCCACGTTGGAGAATGAAGAGGGTCAG GATGAGTCTGCAGAAGctcctgcagcaacagcagaagaagaagaagaagaagaagtagcaGTGGTAGAAGAG ACACCTGCAGTAGAGGCAGAATCAACAGAAGCCGCAACAGAAGCAGTgactgaagcagctgcagcagcagtaccagcagcagcagtaccagcagcagcagcagcaccagcagcagccgccgcagcaccagcagcagccgccgccgcagcaccagcagcagcagcagcaccagcagcagccgccgcagcaccagcagcagcagcaccagcagcagcagctgcagcaccagcagcagcagccgcagctgcaccagcagcagcagccgcagcagcagagcctgCAGGCATGCCTCCTGGATTTTTGTTCAAG GTCGAGGTGATGCATGATTACGGAGCCAACGACACAGACGAACTGGAGATGAAGGCTGGAGACGTGGTGCTAGTGATCACCTTTGACAGCCCTGATGAACag GACGACGGCTGGCTGATGGGAATGAAGCAGGACGACTGGCAGCAGAACAAAGAAAACGCCACTACAGGAGTATTCCCCGAAAACTTCACCCAGAGGCTGTGA
- the LOC117754698 gene encoding myc box-dependent-interacting protein 1 isoform X2 has translation MAELNLGKGLTAGKVASNVQKKLTRAQEKVLQKLGKADETKDIAFEEGVINFSKQYTEGSKLQRDLRVYLDAVKAMHESSNNLQSCLADMYEPEWQGKNEVDSIVEDCDVLWTDYHQKLVDNALISMDTYLGQFPDIKARIAKRDRKLVDYDSARHNYSATHKAKKKDGGIKITKPSSLLERATPGWAQGILSAHNVAQTSLSRSQAEEELERAQKVFEEINIDLQEELPSLWNSRVGFYISTFQSLAGFEDKFHKEMSRLDQDMYDVLVDLEQTDTTRKTVNRGPSTSGANRSGKEPSNHTLRPGGPPPIPKSPSKLKPAMPPPPKVTPSIEMKTENIINLFDAAAAPAPDISVTSPSEFDGPAVSSLLDMDLDSLSATTKASAVTQPANWDSWSEDRADEEEETQKHYDPVAAAAEAWGDEGAPPVCYDPIAAATEGWGDEVNPPVPCDPVAEAQEGWEEDGSQSVHSDPVAEAQEGLGDEESQPVTEVPADNDETPAAEAPADTTEEEATTPAADTPAADTPAADTPAAANPAAATLENEEGQDESAEAPAATAEEEEEEEVAVVEETPAVEAESTEAATEAVTEAAAAAVPAAAVPAAAAAPAAAAAAPAAAAAAAPAAAAAPAAAAAAPAAAAPAAAAAAPAAAAAAAPAAAAAAAEPAGMPPGFLFKVEVMHDYGANDTDELEMKAGDVVLVITFDSPDEQDDGWLMGMKQDDWQQNKENATTGVFPENFTQRL, from the exons ATGGCTGAGTTGAATTTGGGGAAGGGGCTGACTGCGGGGAAAGTGGCCAGCAACGTGCAGAAAAAGCTAACCAGAGCCCAGGAGAAG GTTCTCCAGAAGCTTGGCAAAGCCGATGAGACCAAAGACATTGCCTTTGAGGAGGGAGTTATCAACTTCAGCAAACAATAC ACCGAAGGCAGCAAACTGCAGAGGGACCTCAGGGTGTACCTGGATGCTGTGaaag CCATGCATGAGTCGTCCAATAACCTGCAGTCCTGTCTGGCTGATATGTACGAGCCGGAGTGGCAAGGCAAGAACGAAGTGGATTCCATTGTGGAG gactgtgatgtgttgtggaCGGATTACCACCAGAAGTTGGTCGACAATGCCCTCATCTCCATGGATACGTACCTGGGCCAGTTCCCCGACATTAAG GCGCGCATTGCTAAGAGGGACAGGAAACTGGTGGATTACGACAGCGCCAGGCACAACTATTCTGCCACACACAAGGCCAAGAAAAAGGACGGGGGCATTAAAATCACCAAG CCTTCGTCTCTGTTGGAGAGGGCCACTCCAGGTTGGGCTCAGGGTATCCTGTCTGCACACAACGTTGCCCAGACCAGTCTGTCCAGGAGCCAG GCTGAGGAAGAGTTGGAGAGAGCCCAGAAGGTGTTTGAGGAGATTAATATTGACTTGCAAGAGGAGTTACCTTCACTCTGGAACAG tCGTGTTGGGTTTTACATCAGCACCTTCCAGAGTTTGGCCGGTTTCGAGGACAAGTTTCACAAGGAAATGAGCCGG TTGGATCAGGATATGTATGATGTCTTGGTGGATTTGGAGCAAACAGACACAACCAG AAAGACAGTTAACCGCGGCCCTTCAACGTCAGGAGCAAATAGGAG TGGCAAAGAACCATCTAACCACACTCTCAGGCCAGGAGGACCTCCCCCGATCCCCAAATCTCCTTccaag CTAAAGCCAGCAATGCCTCCCCCACCCAAGGTGACCCCGTCTATTGAGATGAAGACAGAGAACATCATCAACCtgtttgatgctgcagctgctcctgctcctgatATCAGTGTCACCTCCCCTTCAGAG TTTGACGGTCCTGCAGTGAGCAGCCTATTGGACATGGACCTGGACTCTCTCAGTGCGACAACCAAAGCCTCCGCGGTCACACAG CCTGCAAACTGGGACTCATGG TCTGAGGACAGGgctgacgaggaagaggagacccAGAAGCACTATGaccctgtggctgctgctgcagaggcctGGGGGGATGAGGGTGCGCCCCCTGTCTGCTATGACCCCATAGCAGCGGCCACAGAGGGCTGGGGGGATGAAGTAAACCCACCGGTTCCCTGTGACCCTGTGGCTGAGGCTcaggagggatgggaggaggaTGGAAGCCAGTCGGTTCATTCCGACCCCGTAGCTGAAGCCCAGGAGGGCTTGGGCGATGAAGAGAGCCAGCCTGTCACAGAGGTGCCTGCTGACAATGATGaaacacctgcagctgaggCTCCAGCTGACACCACCGAGGAAGAG GCCACCACCCCAGCTGCCGACACCCCAGCTGCCGACACCCCAGCTGCCGACACCCCAGCTGCCGCCAACCCAGCGGCCGCCACGTTGGAGAATGAAGAGGGTCAG GATGAGTCTGCAGAAGctcctgcagcaacagcagaagaagaagaagaagaagaagtagcaGTGGTAGAAGAG ACACCTGCAGTAGAGGCAGAATCAACAGAAGCCGCAACAGAAGCAGTgactgaagcagctgcagcagcagtaccagcagcagcagtaccagcagcagcagcagcaccagcagcagccgccgcagcaccagcagcagccgccgccgcagcaccagcagcagcagcagcaccagcagcagccgccgcagcaccagcagcagcagcaccagcagcagcagctgcagcaccagcagcagcagccgcagctgcaccagcagcagcagccgcagcagcagagcctgCAGGCATGCCTCCTGGATTTTTGTTCAAG GTCGAGGTGATGCATGATTACGGAGCCAACGACACAGACGAACTGGAGATGAAGGCTGGAGACGTGGTGCTAGTGATCACCTTTGACAGCCCTGATGAACag GACGACGGCTGGCTGATGGGAATGAAGCAGGACGACTGGCAGCAGAACAAAGAAAACGCCACTACAGGAGTATTCCCCGAAAACTTCACCCAGAGGCTGTGA
- the LOC117754698 gene encoding myc box-dependent-interacting protein 1 isoform X6, producing MAELNLGKGLTAGKVASNVQKKLTRAQEKVLQKLGKADETKDIAFEEGVINFSKQYTEGSKLQRDLRVYLDAVKAMHESSNNLQSCLADMYEPEWQGKNEVDSIVEDCDVLWTDYHQKLVDNALISMDTYLGQFPDIKARIAKRDRKLVDYDSARHNYSATHKAKKKDGGIKITKPSSLLERATPGWAQGILSAHNVAQTSLSRSQAEEELERAQKVFEEINIDLQEELPSLWNSRVGFYISTFQSLAGFEDKFHKEMSRLDQDMYDVLVDLEQTDTTRKTVNRGPSTSGANRSGKEPSNHTLRPGGPPPIPKSPSKLKPAMPPPPKVTPSIEMKTENIINLFDAAAAPAPDISVTSPSEFDGPAVSSLLDMDLDSLSATTKASAVTQPANWDSWDESAEAPAATAEEEEEEEVAVVEETPAVEAESTEAATEAVTEAAAAAVPAAAVPAAAAAPAAAAAAPAAAAAAAPAAAAAPAAAAAAPAAAAPAAAAAAPAAAAAAAPAAAAAAAEPAGMPPGFLFKVEVMHDYGANDTDELEMKAGDVVLVITFDSPDEQDDGWLMGMKQDDWQQNKENATTGVFPENFTQRL from the exons ATGGCTGAGTTGAATTTGGGGAAGGGGCTGACTGCGGGGAAAGTGGCCAGCAACGTGCAGAAAAAGCTAACCAGAGCCCAGGAGAAG GTTCTCCAGAAGCTTGGCAAAGCCGATGAGACCAAAGACATTGCCTTTGAGGAGGGAGTTATCAACTTCAGCAAACAATAC ACCGAAGGCAGCAAACTGCAGAGGGACCTCAGGGTGTACCTGGATGCTGTGaaag CCATGCATGAGTCGTCCAATAACCTGCAGTCCTGTCTGGCTGATATGTACGAGCCGGAGTGGCAAGGCAAGAACGAAGTGGATTCCATTGTGGAG gactgtgatgtgttgtggaCGGATTACCACCAGAAGTTGGTCGACAATGCCCTCATCTCCATGGATACGTACCTGGGCCAGTTCCCCGACATTAAG GCGCGCATTGCTAAGAGGGACAGGAAACTGGTGGATTACGACAGCGCCAGGCACAACTATTCTGCCACACACAAGGCCAAGAAAAAGGACGGGGGCATTAAAATCACCAAG CCTTCGTCTCTGTTGGAGAGGGCCACTCCAGGTTGGGCTCAGGGTATCCTGTCTGCACACAACGTTGCCCAGACCAGTCTGTCCAGGAGCCAG GCTGAGGAAGAGTTGGAGAGAGCCCAGAAGGTGTTTGAGGAGATTAATATTGACTTGCAAGAGGAGTTACCTTCACTCTGGAACAG tCGTGTTGGGTTTTACATCAGCACCTTCCAGAGTTTGGCCGGTTTCGAGGACAAGTTTCACAAGGAAATGAGCCGG TTGGATCAGGATATGTATGATGTCTTGGTGGATTTGGAGCAAACAGACACAACCAG AAAGACAGTTAACCGCGGCCCTTCAACGTCAGGAGCAAATAGGAG TGGCAAAGAACCATCTAACCACACTCTCAGGCCAGGAGGACCTCCCCCGATCCCCAAATCTCCTTccaag CTAAAGCCAGCAATGCCTCCCCCACCCAAGGTGACCCCGTCTATTGAGATGAAGACAGAGAACATCATCAACCtgtttgatgctgcagctgctcctgctcctgatATCAGTGTCACCTCCCCTTCAGAG TTTGACGGTCCTGCAGTGAGCAGCCTATTGGACATGGACCTGGACTCTCTCAGTGCGACAACCAAAGCCTCCGCGGTCACACAG CCTGCAAACTGGGACTCATGG GATGAGTCTGCAGAAGctcctgcagcaacagcagaagaagaagaagaagaagaagtagcaGTGGTAGAAGAG ACACCTGCAGTAGAGGCAGAATCAACAGAAGCCGCAACAGAAGCAGTgactgaagcagctgcagcagcagtaccagcagcagcagtaccagcagcagcagcagcaccagcagcagccgccgcagcaccagcagcagccgccgccgcagcaccagcagcagcagcagcaccagcagcagccgccgcagcaccagcagcagcagcaccagcagcagcagctgcagcaccagcagcagcagccgcagctgcaccagcagcagcagccgcagcagcagagcctgCAGGCATGCCTCCTGGATTTTTGTTCAAG GTCGAGGTGATGCATGATTACGGAGCCAACGACACAGACGAACTGGAGATGAAGGCTGGAGACGTGGTGCTAGTGATCACCTTTGACAGCCCTGATGAACag GACGACGGCTGGCTGATGGGAATGAAGCAGGACGACTGGCAGCAGAACAAAGAAAACGCCACTACAGGAGTATTCCCCGAAAACTTCACCCAGAGGCTGTGA